One Triticum dicoccoides isolate Atlit2015 ecotype Zavitan chromosome 3B, WEW_v2.0, whole genome shotgun sequence genomic window, ATTGAAAGAAATGGCATCTATCCTCAGACTGAATGCAATGCTAAACAATTATGATGAGTATATGAACTTAACCCAATAGTAACTACCTTCAGAAAAAGAAGAACCAGGCTCCTCAGGGACAGTAGGAAGATAAGGATATGAAGGGTTTGTTTCCTCAAGGCCAGATTCTATATTAGGTGAGTCTCCAGAACCCCATTGAGCAGGTTCTCGCACATGTTGATCTTCAGCGCCCACAGAATCATCCAAGACATACCTTCTACTAGGGCCCTCGAGTGGTAGGCTCGAGTTCTGAGCAACGAAGCCAAACTGCAGAGCATCAGAATCACGTTGAGACGCTTGAGCAGGAACATCCTTCCTAAATTGGTTGCTGCAATCATAAATTACTAATCTCATTTAGTACTCTAGTTATGCCTAAATAAGTGTACATAATATGATAAATTACAGACTAACAGAAATGTGCTAAACCTACCAGCAAACAGTTTATGTTAACAAGATGAAACAACGATATAAGCAAGCAAAAGCAGAAGCAAAATGTGCACACGTGACACATCAATGGATTTTTCGCAATTATTGGTTATCCAAGAAATTGCAAGATTCAGTGATGGTTCTCCCAAATTATACTATCATCCAATAGATCATTAATCAATTCCATGGACAAAACAAACTTCAAGAGTGTCCATGACTATTGTTTTTATCCAGCCTTTCCCTTTTGTCACTTGCTGGTTTGCCTTTTCTTCATCGTTGCTTATCCTGAAGGTGTCGAACCAGCGAAGTTACTGAATTGATCCTGGTTTTTGTCCCTTGCCttccccctttttcctttcttttagGTCTCTTCTCACTACTTGGTCCTTTGGTTGCCTCCAAATTGATAGACACATAAGGTGTCATAACTcataaatgtagggaaaggctgcgtacaatagacccaaagtggtcggacccttccccagaccctgcgcaagtgggagctacatgcactggggctgccccttTTTTTTATAAGGTGTCATAACTCATAACCAACTCAATAATAGTACAGGCGACATTTCAGCAACTAGTAGTGGCAGGTGGTGTGATGACTACAAGATGTTGCTGGGCAATTAACTAACATAGATAATGTGGTCCGGGTGCTAAGTAAGTATTTGCATGACTACCATAAATAAACATGCGACTGTAATACTACCGTAGATAACACTGTTAAAGAGCAAGAGGTAACTTAAGCTCTTAAAGAATAAGCACTACCTGCTTGAAAGAGCGGTCCTTCCTCCGTAATCTTGATCCATAATTCTTGTAGGAACCTCACTTGGAATTACTTGATGGTTTTTCCAATTACCTCTGGCTTgaacaggggaaggggaagacATTGGAGATTGTACTTGAGGATATGGCGTCTGGGGCACAATATCAAGGCTGCCTTTGTTCTGGGAAAGTAAAAGGTTAGAGGAAGGAAGCGTGTGTTGCAACATGATCACAAAAGCAGTGTAGAGCTATAGCGAAGTTACCGATACTTTTCCAAGAGGATTGTTAGGTGACTGTACAGGAAGACTGGCCTTATTTGGCAATTCATTTTGCCATGGGTTAATCTGATACTGTGACTCCTTAACTTTCTCCTGCATCATCCAAGTTTGCACACAAGGCAACTTCAAAGTTCTGTAAGAAAAATATCAGCAGTAAGCTGTGCAAGCACGACAAGCTCACTACTGACTACAGAGTATGTGCGCATTGCGCTTCTGAAACAAAATGCATATTTACTGTAGCTTCATGTGGCTCACCTCGGTAAGCATTAGTTGCTCCTGCAGATGCCTAAACAAAACCTGCAGGGCGAGGAACACACATTCAGCAAATGGTTAACTCAGGCCCTGGCCACTTCCAACTCAGTTCAGAACAAAGACAGAATCAGCTTGATTGCGTGTTCTGAATTTTAAACTGTGCTCAAGTTGCTTTTCACCATCAAAAGTTGTGCCATGTTTCTTAGTCGCACTGATATAGTTTCATTTAACCTTTTTGGGCCTTGTTGGTCTTGTACTCCAATGAATATATTCAGGTGCTAGTTACTCAATGACGGCTTCCTGCCAAAACGTCGGGAAACAAGACATACCTTCAAATTACCAACAATGGATTGAGCATCGGGGACAGgcggtcgtaggttctcatattcaGACAGAATTGGCAGCAAAGAGGATATGAACATTGACCTCTCTTGATGTGCAGTCTATATAGTAACAGAACAAAAAATCAGTATCATTTCAGTTTCTTTACTACTATATTAACAGTTTGTACTGATGAAATGATCGAGCTGCACAGAAATTCTAACATATCAAAAGAAATAAAACTCAAATCTAACTACAAAATTCCATGTCCAAGACAAGGAATATCTTATGGTAAAATCTGAAAACTCTCCAAAATGTAAAAATGACAGAACCAATTGTGTTCTGTTTACCTTACCCTCAGTCAAGCACTCTGGCGCAGTAGCTGTTTCTCAAACTGCAAGTTCATAGGTCATAAACCATATCTAACCATTGTAGCAACTGAGCTGCATAAGTATTTTAAGGTGAAAAGATTCCTTAGGTTATTGAGAAACATGGTTATGTGCAACATCCCCGTGCGAAGCTTGAGTTGCAATCCTAAGGCACAGGCCCAACTAAGATAACAAATGCATTCATAAACTTTCAGTGAACGTCTTGTCTGATCTGCTATAAATGTTTTTACACACATTCTGGATCTTTTACAGCAAGATGCAATAAGAATATTCAGTTCACAGAATACAGAGAAATTCATACAATTTGAAATGGGTATCGTAAAATCAGCACCAATTTAAAATGATCTCTAATTGAGGATGCAAAGATAGAACATCTGGCAACCATTCAAATCAAGCACATTAGTCAGGAAAAAGTCCAATGGCAGAAAAGTACCTGCAATGCATATGCTAGGCGGACGTTTTCCTCGATAATATCCTGTCTATATGCTAAAGACTTTGATGCTGCATCAACCAAGTCTTGCTGCTGATGATCAAATGCCTGAAAAAGAAAACCGTTTTAAAGATAATACGGTGAGTACTGGACCAAAGGAACTAAAGAATTGCGATAAAGCAGATATCTTACCACACGCATATAAGCGATGCGTTTTTCCAGCACCGATTTTTCCTTGAGTATTTGTGCTTCCTAACAGCAGTAGCTCGCGGTAAGGTACAAGATAGAAAGGGAAAGACAGCATGAATGGGGTGCTTTTTCACTGTGCAGAAATATTCACCTTTATTATGTAGTTATCCAGATGCTTCCGTAACTGTGTGATCTCTTCTTCGTGTTCTCTGACCTTAACAGTAAGGTCCTGCATAGGAGCGATCTTTGTCAGGAACGTTGTTAGGTCATGTGGATGCATATGGTGTTGCAAGGGGATCAAACTGACCTGCTTCCAGGACACGTTTGAGTTCATCTCTGAAACAGGCAGTAGCCCCTGTCCAGATAAGTTGAGTCTGGAATCATAATCGCCTTCTTTTCTCGGCCTGTGCGAAGGGATTTTTACTATTCATTCAGTACTGCCACCAAAAGGCCCTTCCTTCTAAGACAGAGAACTCCTAAGGAAACAAGCACCATATATATGTGCTGGAGTTACCTGGTGGGAGAAATGGAGCGAGACGACGGAGTGGAGAAGTGCGATGGTCCACCATTGTCCATGCCTGCCGGCTCCCTTCTAAACGCCCCGTTAGCCTGGCCGCTGTGGAGGTACTTGTTGTGTCTACTCTGCTCATGCATCAGGTGGTCCCCTCCACCCTCTGAAACCCCGTTCTGACGGAGAGCAGAGGCGCCTCGCGGGTTCGCCGGAGCAGCGGCGTCGTAAGGCTTGGTGCCGTCCATCTTGTTGGAGACGACGGAAGCTGCGCTGGGCTcctggcccgcgccgccgccgccaccgaaagTGGCCTGGGACGCGGCGTCCTCGCTCTGAAACCAAATCGACAGAGAACAGAGCACGTCAAAAAACGATatgttcattcattcattcattcatatagTCATGCTATGGTAGCAACAGCAGTGTGATAGGAAGGATTCGTTGTGCCTGCCGGCGTGCCCCGGCGAAGAAAAGGGGGATGGGTGGATGAATGATTGGTGGGGTGGGGTGTGAGCACTTACGACCCTCTGCAGCAGccgcgtcttcttcatgagctcctGCTTGAGCCTGCTGTTCTCCTGCAACTAGGGTGAGAGAGACAGACAGACACCGGAAACCGAAAATCAGCTGAGCTCATGCGTTGGTTGGTTCGGTTCAGCAAACCACATGCGTGGCTAATTACTCATAAATAATCTGCAGTCAGCGCAGTTTTTCTGAAGGCTCACATCACAGTACGCACATACAGTAGTAGGAAGTGGAACAGATTGTGCAGGCAATAGGGCACAAATTGTGCACACATGTACTGTAACTGGTAGTAATCCACTAGTGAAGAGGGCCCTGCGCGATTCGGCCGTCTCCGCCTGACTTGGCGGGCGGTCGATCCAATTCAGCGGCGAGCCGAAGCCCGAAGGGGATCGCCGCGGCGCAGTATGtagttataatcgatggaattgaaGCGGGATACAGAGTGGGTAAGCTGGTGAGGGAGCGGGGAGGGAGGTGGAGGGGTGGCTGACCTGGTCGCGGATGGTGCCCTCGGCGCGCTCGACGGCGCGGATGACGTCGAGGAGGCTGCCGTCGTTTcccgcggcgggggcgggggcggggtcgTCGGGGGAGGAGACGGAGGCCGCGGCGAGCCTCCCCGCGAGGTGGTCCATCTCCATGGTGGGCGAGCGTAGGGTTAGGGGCGGAGGCGACTGACGGactggagcaggagcaggagcgggGGAGGAAATTCCGGGAGCGAAGCGCGTGGAAGGAATTGGGCGGCGAAGCGCGTGGAAGCACGGGGAGTGGAGGGGAGGGGATGGAAATGAAGGCGACGGGTAGTGACGGACGGAGCCACCTACCACGGCGGACGGTGGGGTCGGAATGACTGGAACCGCTCCGGTTTCAACTGAATCCCACTCCGTGCCCATGCCCGTACCGGCTCATAGGACTCAAGTCTCGGCCGTCTCCCATGCCCTGCTTTTTCTCGCCGGAGGCCGTCGCGTGCACGTCGCCCGCGGACGTGAGGCCGGTGATGGATCCGTCGTGGGAGGAGCCGACGGCGTCCACCATGACGCGGTTGCTCGGCGCCAGGGAGTATGACTCCGCCTCACCAACATCGGCCACAAGGGATTCCCCCTCGTGAGTGACGCAGTGCCAGGCGGACGACCATCTCCTTCTCCCGGGCCGCATGGGACGAGCCCCGGGTCAACGGATCTGGAGGTGTACAACTCAAATCTGATGCCGCCATGCCAGAGACGGCCGGGAGGTCGTTGGATGGGCGCTCGCGGGTGGAGTGGAGTGGAATGTACCTAGGGTTTCGACCGGAGTGCGGACAGGGTCCAATATATACGTGGCGGGCGCGTCCGGACGTCCCCATATCAACCCCAGATATGGGCTAGATACGGGGAGTGTTGGACTGAAAATGAAACACCCGGTTGGAAGGTGTTTTTATGCCCGACACTCACCGGGCAGCCTGTGCGGACGTTTCAGTTCTAGATGCTCtaagtgtacatggctgggttggatcgGGTTATATATTAAACAATGCATTAAAAAAACGCTTCCATTTTCATCCCACCAGAAAGCTTCCGTTTCCATGTTATGTTTGTGTGAAATTACATGTTCATTCTCTGTGTTATTAATTGACACTTCGTTAAGAAGATGTTATATTCGTGAGATATTACACTAAGATCcgtgcaaaacaaaaaaaaatcagttATTTTTTCTCTCTAGTATGTTATATCCCTTAAATAATACTTAGTTAAACCTCGGTCGGTTGAGACCTAACCACACCTTTCCGTTTTCGCATTTATGCTCCGTTCCTAGTTCTTTTCGTGGAACCGGGCGAATTGTTTTTGTTCTTACCTCCTCCTCTCTTTCTTTTGTATGTATAGGGATCCATCTCGTCATGACTCAAACGGGCTTTGGATTGAAGCTTACTCATCTCATCTTTGTCTTCTCAATTGCCAATGATCAAAATAAGGTTCCTTTTTTTCCGTATGTGAGCTGGAAATTATAAAAGGTCCCATGTTTCTAGAGCCTACTGCATGGATAGCTTTGATGGGAACGTGACGCATACGCCATGGGAAATAATTAAAGGTTTACATCTGCTTATCACTCACCAGCCACTCGATCATATGAGCTAGAACATGAttattttctttatttctttcttgCTTGCTTTCTTGAGGAAGCAAAGTGAAGACTTGTGGTATCATGCTGAGTTGGTGCTAGTAAGGACAGATGGCCAAAACCAGGTATGACACGTTTCAACTTAATTAACTTGGAGAGCATTTATAGCTGGACTTAGCAAATCTGGCCTGAAACGTATGCGGACGCCGGGTAAGTGACCAAGCGTGTTCGTTTTGAGTCCCTATTTGTCCGTGTATGCAATCACACTCCTCATTTTCTCCCTCA contains:
- the LOC119274228 gene encoding uncharacterized protein LOC119274228 isoform X4, which translates into the protein MEMDHLAGRLAAASVSSPDDPAPAPAAGNDGSLLDVIRAVERAEGTIRDQLQENSRLKQELMKKTRLLQRVSEDAASQATFGGGGGAGQEPSAASVVSNKMDGTKPYDAAAPANPRGASALRQNGVSEGGGDHLMHEQSRHNKYLHSGQANGAFRREPAGMDNGGPSHFSTPSSRSISPTRPRKEGDYDSRLNLSGQGLLPVSEMNSNVSWKQDLTVKVREHEEEITQLRKHLDNYIIKEAQILKEKSVLEKRIAYMRVAFDHQQQDLVDAASKSLAYRQDIIEENVRLAYALQTAHQERSMFISSLLPILSEYENLRPPVPDAQSIVGNLKVLFRHLQEQLMLTEEKVKESQYQINPWQNELPNKASLPVQSPNNPLGKVSNKGSLDIVPQTPYPQVQSPMSSPSPVQARGNWKNHQVIPSEVPTRIMDQDYGGRTALSSSNQFRKDVPAQASQRDSDALQFGFVAQNSSLPLEGPSRRYVLDDSVGAEDQHVREPAQWGSGDSPNIESGLEETNPSYPYLPTVPEEPGSSFSEAAEDDPLPGIDGLRITGEPFPGRDLQASGFSINGTTSCNFEWVRHLDDGSVKFIEGARQPTYLVTADDVDNLLAIEVQPLDDRKRKGDIVKVYANDQAKITCDPQTKELIKKTLEVGHVSYQVQLPQVRFLDMWEPAVLAIKREGYSIKCNGQRGVVLTEKFQKATAINIPYGYERQTEFSIVSADGDEYNLQPADNNMSRDTIVLVLRLFRSMV
- the LOC119274228 gene encoding uncharacterized protein LOC119274228 isoform X2, which translates into the protein MEMDHLAGRLAAASVSSPDDPAPAPAAGNDGSLLDVIRAVERAEGTIRDQLQENSRLKQELMKKTRLLQRVSEDAASQATFGGGGGAGQEPSAASVVSNKMDGTKPYDAAAPANPRGASALRQNGVSEGGGDHLMHEQSRHNKYLHSGQANGAFRREPAGMDNGGPSHFSTPSSRSISPTRPRKEGDYDSRLNLSGQGLLPVSEMNSNVSWKQDLTVKVREHEEEITQLRKHLDNYIIKEAQILKEKSVLEKRIAYMRVAFDHQQQDLVDAASKSLAYRQDIIEENVRLAYALQTAHQERSMFISSLLPILSEYENLRPPVPDAQSIVGNLKVLFRHLQEQLMLTEEKVKESQYQINPWQNELPNKASLPVQSPNNPLGKVSNKGSLDIVPQTPYPQVQSPMSSPSPVQARGNWKNHQVIPSEVPTRIMDQDYGGRTALSSSNQFRKDVPAQASQRDSDALQFGFVAQNSSLPLEGPSRRYVLDDSVGAEDQHVREPAQWGSGDSPNIESGLEETNPSYPYLPTVPEEPGSSFSEAAEDDPLPGIDGLRITGEPFPGRDLQASGFSINGTTSCNFEWVRHLDDGSVKFIEGARQPTYLVTADDVDNLLAIEVQPLDDRKRKGDIVKVYANDQAKITCDPQTKELIKKTLEVGHVSYQVQLPVRFLDMWEPAVLAIKREGYSIKCNGQRGVVLTEKFQKATAINIPYGYERQTEFSIVSADGDEYNLQPADNNMSRDTIVLVLRLFRSMAVEKRRGRKKGLFFK
- the LOC119274228 gene encoding uncharacterized protein LOC119274228 isoform X3, producing the protein MEMDHLAGRLAAASVSSPDDPAPAPAAGNDGSLLDVIRAVERAEGTIRDQENSRLKQELMKKTRLLQRVSEDAASQATFGGGGGAGQEPSAASVVSNKMDGTKPYDAAAPANPRGASALRQNGVSEGGGDHLMHEQSRHNKYLHSGQANGAFRREPAGMDNGGPSHFSTPSSRSISPTRPRKEGDYDSRLNLSGQGLLPVSEMNSNVSWKQDLTVKVREHEEEITQLRKHLDNYIIKEAQILKEKSVLEKRIAYMRVAFDHQQQDLVDAASKSLAYRQDIIEENVRLAYALQTAHQERSMFISSLLPILSEYENLRPPVPDAQSIVGNLKVLFRHLQEQLMLTEEKVKESQYQINPWQNELPNKASLPVQSPNNPLGKVSNKGSLDIVPQTPYPQVQSPMSSPSPVQARGNWKNHQVIPSEVPTRIMDQDYGGRTALSSSNQFRKDVPAQASQRDSDALQFGFVAQNSSLPLEGPSRRYVLDDSVGAEDQHVREPAQWGSGDSPNIESGLEETNPSYPYLPTVPEEPGSSFSEAAEDDPLPGIDGLRITGEPFPGRDLQASGFSINGTTSCNFEWVRHLDDGSVKFIEGARQPTYLVTADDVDNLLAIEVQPLDDRKRKGDIVKVYANDQAKITCDPQTKELIKKTLEVGHVSYQVQLPQVRFLDMWEPAVLAIKREGYSIKCNGQRGVVLTEKFQKATAINIPYGYERQTEFSIVSADGDEYNLQPADNNMSRDTIVLVLRLFRSMAVEKRRGRKKGLFFK
- the LOC119274228 gene encoding uncharacterized protein LOC119274228 isoform X1, which codes for MEMDHLAGRLAAASVSSPDDPAPAPAAGNDGSLLDVIRAVERAEGTIRDQLQENSRLKQELMKKTRLLQRVSEDAASQATFGGGGGAGQEPSAASVVSNKMDGTKPYDAAAPANPRGASALRQNGVSEGGGDHLMHEQSRHNKYLHSGQANGAFRREPAGMDNGGPSHFSTPSSRSISPTRPRKEGDYDSRLNLSGQGLLPVSEMNSNVSWKQDLTVKVREHEEEITQLRKHLDNYIIKEAQILKEKSVLEKRIAYMRVAFDHQQQDLVDAASKSLAYRQDIIEENVRLAYALQTAHQERSMFISSLLPILSEYENLRPPVPDAQSIVGNLKVLFRHLQEQLMLTEEKVKESQYQINPWQNELPNKASLPVQSPNNPLGKVSNKGSLDIVPQTPYPQVQSPMSSPSPVQARGNWKNHQVIPSEVPTRIMDQDYGGRTALSSSNQFRKDVPAQASQRDSDALQFGFVAQNSSLPLEGPSRRYVLDDSVGAEDQHVREPAQWGSGDSPNIESGLEETNPSYPYLPTVPEEPGSSFSEAAEDDPLPGIDGLRITGEPFPGRDLQASGFSINGTTSCNFEWVRHLDDGSVKFIEGARQPTYLVTADDVDNLLAIEVQPLDDRKRKGDIVKVYANDQAKITCDPQTKELIKKTLEVGHVSYQVQLPQVRFLDMWEPAVLAIKREGYSIKCNGQRGVVLTEKFQKATAINIPYGYERQTEFSIVSADGDEYNLQPADNNMSRDTIVLVLRLFRSMAVEKRRGRKKGLFFK